One stretch of Cygnus olor isolate bCygOlo1 chromosome 1, bCygOlo1.pri.v2, whole genome shotgun sequence DNA includes these proteins:
- the LOC121077878 gene encoding PILR alpha-associated neural protein, translating to MEPGACRMPLLASSIHSLQLWHFLLLVSAVPPPAAWSLRPRSPVATRPLCARRSPSAHRPICIWDRTPLPERDLRLTAPRQRALSPRGGDLRHAVRLRRQAAGARPATPSGFEDGMPSSQYPWAIVWGPTVSDEDGGDANSANPGFPPLGYTFVSPRGMATAQPNSHSLLHNAGLNLRETPATLRPFLFGPRGEGVDPQLYVTITISIIIVLVATGIIFKFCWDRNQKRRRHSGQQSGGRQQESQQPLTDLSPTTVSILGPYGDSLTPTPEAEEPRHGQEGAEKLGGHGKSTAFQLNRIPLVNL from the exons ATGGAGCCTGGTGCCTG caggatgcCTCTCCTGGCCTCCTCCATCCACTCGCTGCAGCTATGGCACTTCCTCCTCCTGGTCTCAGCTGTCCCTCCGCCCGCCGCCTGGTCCCTGCGCCCTCGCAGCCCCGTGGCCACCCGGCCTCTCTGCGCTCGTCGGAGTCCCTCTGCCCACCGGCCCATTTGCATCTGGGACAGGACCCCGCTGCCGGAGCGGGATTTGCGCCTCACGGCGCCGCGCCAGCGGGCCCTGTCCCCCCGCGGTGGGGACCTGCGCCACGCCGTGCGGCTGAGACGCCAGGCAGCGGGGGCCCGGCCCGCCACCCCCTCTGGTTTCGAGGACGGCATGCCCTCCTCCCAGTACCCCTGGGCCATCGTGTGGGGCCCCACGGTGTCGGATGAGGACGGAGGGGATGCCAACTCAGCCAACCCGGGCTTCCCACCGCTGGGCTACACCTTCGTTTCACCACGGGGCATGGCGACGGCGCAGCCCAACTCCCACTCGCTGCTGCACAACGCGGGGCTCAACCTCCGCGAGACCCCAGCCACCCTACGGCCGTTCCTGTTTGGGCCCCGGGGGGAAG GTGTGGACCCCCAGCTCTACGTCACGATCACCATCTCTATCATCATTGTCCTGGTTGCCACCGGGATCATATTCAAGTTCTG CTGGGACCGCAACCAGAAGCGCCGGCGCCACTCCGGGCAGCAGAgtggtgggaggcagcaggagagccAGCAGCCCCTCACGGACCTGTCCCCCACCACTGTCAGCATCCTGGGGCCCTACGGCGACTCCCTGACCCCCACCCCCGAGGCGGAGGAACCCAGGCATGGGCAGGAGGGTGCGGAGAAACTGGGGGGCCACGGGAAAAGCACTGCCTTCCAGCTCAACCG AATCCCACTGGTGAACCTGTGA
- the COPS7A gene encoding COP9 signalosome complex subunit 7a yields MAAEGKVTGQSQEQFLLLAKAARGAALASLIHQVLEAPGIYVFGELLDMPAVRELADSEFSPVFRLLTIFAYGTYADYLAEAANLPPLTEAQKNKLRHLSVVTLAAKIKCIPYSVLLEQLQLKNVRQLEDLVIEAVYADVLRGSLDQRNQRLEVDYSIGRDIRREELSTITRTLQEWCQGCEVVLSGIEEQVSRANQHKEQQLALKQQIESEVANLKKTIKVTTAAAAAATSQDPEQHLTELREPAPGTNQRQASKKTSKAKGLRGSAKIWSKSN; encoded by the exons ATGGCGGCCGAGGGGAAGGTGAcggggcagagccaggagcagtTCCTGCTGCTCGCCAAGGCCGCCCGCGGCGCCGCCCTGGCCAGCCTGATCCACCAGGTGCTGGAGGCCCCGGGCATCTACGTCTTCGGGGAGCTGCTGGACATGCCGGCCGTGCGGGAG CTGGCCGACAGCGAGTTCTCGCCCGTCTTCCGCCTCCTGACCATCTTCGCCTACGGCACCTACGCCGACTACCTGG CTGAAGCAGCAAACCTCCCTCCCTTGACAGAGGCTCAGAAGAATAAATTGAGGCACCTGTCAGTCGTCACTCTGGCTGCCAAGATCAAG TGCATCCCCTattcagtgctgctggagcagctacAGTTGAAGAATGTCCGGCAACTGGAGGACCTTGTGATTGAGGCTGTGTACGCAGATGTGCTGCGAGGGAGCTTGGATCAGCGGAACCAGCGCCTGGAGGTGGATTACAGCATTGGGAGGGACATCCGGAGGGAGGAGCTAAGCACCATCACCCGCACATTGCAGGAGTG GTGCCAGGGCTGTGAAGTTGTCTTGTCTGGCATCGAAGAACAGGTTAGCCGAGCCAACCAACACAAAGAGCAACAGCTGGCACTTAAGCAGCAGATAGAGAGTGAG GTAGCAAATCTGAAGAAGACAATTAAAGTgacaacagcagctgctgcagcagctacGTCCCAAGACCCGGAACAGCACCTAACAGAGCTCAGGGAGCCAGCCCCTGGCACCAACCAGCGCCAGGCCAGCAAGAAAACTTCCAAAGCCAAAGG GCTCCGGGGCAGTGCGAAGATTTGGTCTAAATCAAACTAG
- the MLF2 gene encoding myeloid leukemia factor 2 isoform X1, translating to MFRLMRDGEPEDPLFAMDPFAIHRQHMNRMFSGSFGFGPLLGITDGTTPGARQAGRRMQAGAVSPFGMLGMAGGFMDMFGMMNDMIGNMEHMTNGANCQTFTSSTVISYSNLGDGPKVYQETSEMRSAPGGIRETRRTVRDSDSGLEQMSIGHHIRERAHIMQRSRNHRTGDQEERQDYINMDESDAAAFDDEWRRETSRFRPQRGLDYRRHEGTGGRRAEGTRLAIQGPEDSPSRQSRRYDW from the exons ATGTTCCGGTTGATGAGGGACGGAGAGCCGGAGGACCCCCTGTTCGCCAT GGACCCTTTTGCAATCCACCGGCAGCATATGAACCGCATGTTCTCTGGAAGTTTTGGGTTCGGCCCGCTGCTTGGCATCACAGATGGGACCACACCTGGAGCGCGCCAGGCTGGCCGTAGGATGCAG gcaggagctgtttCACCCTTTGGGATGCTGGGCATG gCAGGTGGCTTTATGGATATGTTTGGCATGATGAATGACATGATTGGGAACATG GAACATATGACAAATGGTGCTAACTGCCAGACGTTTACCTCCTCAACTGTCATCTCCTATTCCAACCTGGGTGATGGGCCCAAAGTCTATCAAGAGACCTCAGAGATGCGTTCAGCACCTGGCGGG ATCCGTGAGACTAGACGGACTGTAAGGGACTCAGACAGTGGCTTGGAACAAATGTCTATTGGACACCACATCAGGGAGAGAGCCCACATCATGCAGCGATCCCGGAACCATCGCACAGGTGACCAGGAAGAAAGGCAGGACTACATCAACATGGACGAAA GTGATGCAGCTGCATTTGACGATGAGTGGAGGCGAGAGACATCCCGTTTCCGGCCACAGCGGGGCCTGGATTACCGACGTCACGAAGGCACCGGTGGCCGCCGGGCCGAAGGGACGCGTCTCGCGATCCAGGGCCCTGAGGATTCTCCCTCCAGACAGTCCCGTCGGTATGACTGGTGA
- the MLF2 gene encoding myeloid leukemia factor 2 isoform X2, producing the protein MNRMFSGSFGFGPLLGITDGTTPGARQAGRRMQAGAVSPFGMLGMAGGFMDMFGMMNDMIGNMEHMTNGANCQTFTSSTVISYSNLGDGPKVYQETSEMRSAPGGIRETRRTVRDSDSGLEQMSIGHHIRERAHIMQRSRNHRTGDQEERQDYINMDESDAAAFDDEWRRETSRFRPQRGLDYRRHEGTGGRRAEGTRLAIQGPEDSPSRQSRRYDW; encoded by the exons ATGAACCGCATGTTCTCTGGAAGTTTTGGGTTCGGCCCGCTGCTTGGCATCACAGATGGGACCACACCTGGAGCGCGCCAGGCTGGCCGTAGGATGCAG gcaggagctgtttCACCCTTTGGGATGCTGGGCATG gCAGGTGGCTTTATGGATATGTTTGGCATGATGAATGACATGATTGGGAACATG GAACATATGACAAATGGTGCTAACTGCCAGACGTTTACCTCCTCAACTGTCATCTCCTATTCCAACCTGGGTGATGGGCCCAAAGTCTATCAAGAGACCTCAGAGATGCGTTCAGCACCTGGCGGG ATCCGTGAGACTAGACGGACTGTAAGGGACTCAGACAGTGGCTTGGAACAAATGTCTATTGGACACCACATCAGGGAGAGAGCCCACATCATGCAGCGATCCCGGAACCATCGCACAGGTGACCAGGAAGAAAGGCAGGACTACATCAACATGGACGAAA GTGATGCAGCTGCATTTGACGATGAGTGGAGGCGAGAGACATCCCGTTTCCGGCCACAGCGGGGCCTGGATTACCGACGTCACGAAGGCACCGGTGGCCGCCGGGCCGAAGGGACGCGTCTCGCGATCCAGGGCCCTGAGGATTCTCCCTCCAGACAGTCCCGTCGGTATGACTGGTGA